The Paenibacillus mucilaginosus 3016 genome includes the window AGGGATTAACACCGCCCGCGTTGTGGTAAGCGGTGCCGGTGCGGAACCCCATGGCTACCTCATCGTGATCCATCGGGCGGCAAGGCCATCTAGCGTACCGCTTAACGGTACCCCTTATCCGCTTACGGCGGCGTACCCCGTCGCTGTGTTTGCAGAGGGGGCGGTGACTCTCGATTTCACCGGCAGTACCTTCTCTGCAGGTGCTTATGTGTTGGCATGGGAGGAACAGTCTCCAGCCTACAGCACCGGCATGAAGCCTGTCAGCAAAGTAGTCAGGTTTGAAATCAGCGGAGTCACGATGGCAGCCGGTCAACCGGTGAAGCTCACCTTGAAGACAACAAGCGGGAATACCAATAAGCCGGCTGGCGTCTTCGTATCCAGCGGCGGCGGGTGGGTGCACGACCGTTCCGGCCTGGTAAGCGAAGGCGGGGCCGAGCTGCCGCTGTCCGGCCTGCCGGCAGGGGATTACGGAGTCTTCGAGGCTGACTACACTATGGTCAAAATGAAGCTCGGCAAACCGGCCGGCGGTACGCGGGAACTGACGCTCACCTCCGAGGAAGGAGCTGAAATGTATTATCAGATCGGCGGTCAGGGCTATCAGCCGTACAACGCGGCCCAGAAGCCTCTCGTGAAGGCAGGGGAGAAAGTGACGGCCTATGCCAAGGCGGCGGGCAGGCTCGACAGCGAGCCCCGGGAGCTGACTGTGCCTCCCATCCCGGTCATCGGCAAAGCTGAGGACGTGCTCAAAGAGCTGAAGAACGGGCAGGATTTCAACGGAGACGGTACCTTCGACGCAGGGGACGTTGTGGATTATCTCCACCTGATCGAACCCTACCGGGCGAAGCCTTAGCCGGCTTCCGCTTGAACTTGCTGTTCCCAACCGGGACTGATTCGTCCGGTTAAAAAAAGAAGACCGTATCCCCCAAGTTCATGGGGGATACGGTCTTCTTCATTGCCGGCTGCTGCTATTCGAACAGCTTCTTCAGGTTCTCCGCGTAAGGTGCGCGGATGACGCCCTTCTCCGTGATGATCGCCGTCACATACTCGTTCGGCGTCACGTCGAAGGCCGGGTTGTACACCTTCACGCCGGCCGGAGCCGTACGCTTGCCGAAGCCCTGTGTGATCTCGTCCTCGTGACGCTCCTCGATCGGAATATCGGCGCCCGTCGGCGTGCCGAGGTCGATCGTCGACATCGGGCAGGCCACGTAGAACGGGATGCCGTGCGCTTTGGCCAGAACGGCAACGCTGTACGTGCCGATTTTGTTGGCGACATCGCCGTTGGCGGCGACGCGGTCCGTGCCGACGATGACGGCCTGGACCCAGCCCTTCGCCATGACGGCGCCGGCCATGTTGTCGCAGATCAAGGTGACGTCGACGCCAGCCTGCTGGAGCTCGAACGCCGTCAGTCGGGCACCCTGTAGCACGGGCCGCGTCTCATCGGCGAATACCTTGAGGGCGATGCCCTTCTCCTGCGCCAGGTACATCGGCGCAAGGGCCGTACCATAGCGGGCCGTCGCGAGGCCGCCCGCGTTGCAGTGCGTCAGGACGCCCATGCCGTCCTGGAACAGCTCCAGCGCGTGCTCGCCGATCAGGCGGCAGGTCTCTTCGTCCTCCGCCTGGATGGCGCGGGCTTCGTCAAGCAGCAGCTCCTTGGCCGTCTCAACCGA containing:
- the mtnA gene encoding S-methyl-5-thioribose-1-phosphate isomerase, giving the protein MTVQNQETADWLQSVRWNSLEDRLDLLDQRLLPDEILYLELTTSEQVWDAIKQLAVRGAPAIGIAAAFGVYLGIRGVNGSREELLAEAGRQCDYLATSRPTAVNLFWALDRMRARAEALLGPDSDTSVETAKELLLDEARAIQAEDEETCRLIGEHALELFQDGMGVLTHCNAGGLATARYGTALAPMYLAQEKGIALKVFADETRPVLQGARLTAFELQQAGVDVTLICDNMAGAVMAKGWVQAVIVGTDRVAANGDVANKIGTYSVAVLAKAHGIPFYVACPMSTIDLGTPTGADIPIEERHEDEITQGFGKRTAPAGVKVYNPAFDVTPNEYVTAIITEKGVIRAPYAENLKKLFE